A stretch of the Uranotaenia lowii strain MFRU-FL chromosome 3, ASM2978415v1, whole genome shotgun sequence genome encodes the following:
- the LOC129751989 gene encoding uncharacterized protein LOC129751989, whose protein sequence is MTSELKDLKKQERQIKSTFDGVRKFLDQFKAEKHAAQIATRLEMLETAMKKFYTVQRKMEIVLEEEDEEAKESPEQRCERQQKRDDASAVLTCFFEDTYCELKASLKALLPLETDITPPQPTTLPSNLPGTNSRVKLPEIRLPSFGGLTREWVTFRDTFRSLIHLNDQLSTMDKFTYLRSSLTGDAFQEIASVDVTAANYSVAWDLLQKRYENKKLIVKAHLDALFSIEPIKRESFEALSHLISEYDRNLLQLAKIGEETEGWSTVLAYMVCSRLDSSTLRLWEAHHASKEVPTYDDLIDFLRQQCAVLQSIAPAKPNANEPKNPRFSVSHTTVRSSNRCPFCGGEPHSAFKCQKFLKLKLPERHEMVKRHGLCFNCLSSSHMLRACTRGNCRQCQHKHHTLLHPVRVNSAPVPYNPQVPNRPSNSINQQQQQPQPHAQNTTTPTHQRSSHSSSYPVTLQCNPLHTTDPSIDTHALPVNTYTSLHQVLLSTALVRVTDRHGNFLLARALLDSCSEYCFITTNLYQKLNLVEASSFLTVAGIGGSVVQSNKLVKATILPRDHCISSYVEMIDLHVLPKLTSTLPTQAVSLNQLKIPADLTLADPEFHQPGPIDLIIGAEHYYDLLEDGRRKLNENGPTMQKTVFGWVISGRVPDSISVGPRSAAYPCANVELREIVTRFWELESCFSKSLLSVEESACEEFYDETTYRDADQRYVVSLPKKGYLIDKLGDSRATALRRLEGLERRLARDSALKQQYFEFIQEYIDMGHMIEVKEESNQLAYYMPHHPVQKPDSTTTKLRVVFDASCRTTSGVSLNEALMVGPVVQDDLLSIVLRFRFRKIAIVADIAKMYRMVRMNPADQPLQRILWRFSPEEPVKSYQMTTVTYGTASAPYLATKSLQRLAQDGESSYPAAAAVIKKDVYVDDLMTGTDDPEEGAQLVSAVNTLTNSAGFILRKYCSNSPEILSKIPPELRDERTTLELDSSTATVKTLGLLWEPSSDSFKFAVPVWNSDACVTKRSVLSDIARVFDPLGLIGPVVVQAKIFLQQIWKHKSDWDDPLPDDMKIFWEEYRRNLIALESFSVPRWTGYLNILTSVELHGFCDASEAAYGACIYLRCTSDKGSITVRLVTAKSKVAPLEDLARRKKRQSIPRLELSSALLLAHLYDKLRQSIPFTISAYFWTDSMIVKYWLASLPSRWQSFVGNRVSEIQHITKGGIWNHISGTENPADIISRGMSPAQLQYQSLWLDGPSWLKFDRSAWPTIVEHPSDIDNSMLEEKPAAALPVQAHPPSFIFELHSSLPRLIRIVALLQRFIHNSKKRNRDTKRIGQVSLEEVDEALQALVKLSQRETFPEELKALRTNHDIRTSSPLSSLNPVLVDGTMRVGGRLRHAAMSEDRRHPFILHPKHPLTKTIMRHYHLKNFHAGQQLLVSTVRERFWPIHIDSLARKVIFECVSCFRNKPKVQQQLMADLPPERVNPDFVFNKVGVDLCGPFYIKYPVRKTAPIKCFIAIYVCLVTKAVHMEIVADLSTQSFLASFKRFTAIRSTPKLVMCDNAKNFVGADRELRELKKLFVDQQFQNTIITEAEVDGVDFKFIPPRSPNFGGLWEAAVKSFKRHFRRTIGNNPLTYDELHTVVHQISAILNSRPLTPLSNDPDDYQALTPGHFLVGRPMTAFPEPDLQDLPLNRLSLWQEKEMFVQRIWQRWSTEYLSNLHNRTKWTKKRNNIHVGTMVLIMEENMPKQSWCLGRVINCIPGPDGHVRVVLVKTKDTTLKRGISKICVLPIRDNFDELPSQEH, encoded by the coding sequence ATGACCAGCGAACTGAAGGATCTAAAGAAGCAGGAGAGGCAGATCAAGTCTACTTTCGACGGTGTGAGGAAGTTTTTGGACCAGTTTAAAGCAGAAAAACATGCAGCTCAAATTGCCACCCGACTGGAAATGCTCGAAACAGCCATGAAAAAGTTCTACACTGTGCAACGGAAAATGGAAATCGTGCTAGAAGAGGAAGATGAGGAAGCCAAAGAATCCCCCGAGCAGCGCTGCGAACGTCAACAGAAACGCGACGATGCCAGTGCTGTGTTGACCTGCTTTTTCGAAGACACCTATTGTGAACTTAAGGCAAGTTTGAAAGCACTTCTTCCTTTGGAAACTGATATCACACCACCTCAACCCACAACCCTTCCCAGCAACCTCCCGGGAACCAATTCTCGTGTGAAGCTGCCTGAGATCCGACTTCCTAGCTTCGGAGGCCTCACTCGTGAGTGGGTTACCTTTCGGGATACTTTTCGGAGCTTGATTCATTTGAACGATCAACTATCTACTATGGACAAGTTCACGTATCTCCGATCTTCGCTAACTGGGGACGCCTTTCAGGAAATTGCTTCGGTGGATGTGACAGCAGCGAATTATTCCGTAGCATGGGATCTTCTCCAAAAACGTTacgagaataaaaaattaatagttaaGGCCCATCTAGATGCCTTGTTCAGTATTGAACCCATAAAACGGGAGAGCTTTGAGGCTTTGAGTCATCTGATCAGCGAATATGATCGCAACCTGCTACAGCTTGCGAAGATTGGTGAGGAAACCGAAGGTTGGAGTACCGTTTTAGCCTACATGGTATGTTCACGCCTCGATTCCAGTACTTTGCGACTTTGGGAAGCTCATCATGCGTCGAAAGAGGTTCCAACTTATGACGATTTGATAGATTTTCTGCGACAACAATGTGCCGTCTTGCAATCTATTGCACCTGCCAAACCTAATGCGAACGAGCCCAAAAATCCTAGGTTTTCTGTCAGCCACACAACAGTCAGATCTTCGAATCGTTGTCCATTCTGCGGTGGTGAACCACACTCAGCGTTCAAATGCCAGAAATTCCTGAAGCTGAAACTTCCTGAGCGGCATGAGATGGTGAAACGACATGGACTCTGCTTCAATTGCCTTTCATCGTCGCACATGCTTCGTGCCTGCACCCGTGGGAACTGCCGTCAGTGTCAACACAAACACCACACCCTGCTGCATCCAGTGAGAGTGAACAGTGCGCCAGTTCCGTACAATCCACAAGTGCCGAATCGACCATCAAATTCCatcaatcaacaacaacaacaaccacaacCACATGCCCAGAACACGACCACACCTACCCACCAGCGAAGTTCACATTCAAGCTCGTACCCAGTAACACTGCAATGCAACCCACTACACACCACAGACCCTTCCATCGATACACATGCTTTACCTGTCAACACCTACACATCACTTCATCAAGTTCTTCTTTCCACCGCCTTGGTGCGCGTTACTGATCGCCATGGGAATTTCCTTCTGGCTAGAGCACTGCTAGACTCGTGCTCGGAATATTGTTTTATTACCACGAACctttatcaaaaattgaatcttGTTGAAGCTTCTAGCTTCCTGACTGTTGCTGGCATTGGTGGTTCTGTGGTTCAGTCCAACAAACTAGTCAAAGCTACTATTTTGCCAAGAGATCATTGTATTTCGTCCTACGTGGAGATGATTGATCTTCATGTCCTTCCGAAGCTCACTTCTACGCTTCCGACTCAAGCAGTTAGCCTGAATCAGCTAAAAATTCCGGCAGATCTTACTTTGGCAGATCCAGAGTTCCACCAGCCAGGACCGATAGACCTCATCATTGGAGCGGAGCACTACTACGATTTGCTTGAGGATGGCCGTAGAAAACTGAACGAGAACGGCCCGACGATGCAGAAAACCGTCTTCGGTTGGGTTATTTCTGGCCGAGTACCCGATAGCATCTCAGTTGGTCCACGATCTGCTGCCTATCCATGCGCGAATGTTGAGCTACGAGAAATAGTAACAAGATTTTGGGAATTGGAATCCTGCTTTTCCAAAAGCTTGTTGTCTGTGGAGGAATCTGCTTGCGAGGAGTTCTACGACGAAACGACCTACCGAGATGCAGATCAACGCTACGTAGTTTCATTGCCCAAGAAAGGCTACCTCATCGACAAACTTGGAGACTCCAGAGCCACAGCACTTCGAAGGCTCGAAGGTCTTGAACGACGTCTAGCGAGAGATTCAGCGTTGAAGCAGCAGTATTTTGAGTTTATTCAAGAATACATCGATATGGGCCACATGATCGAGGTCAAGGAGGAGTCGAATCAGCTGGCATACTACATGCCACATCATCCTGTTCAGAAACCCGACAGCACCACCACCAAGTTGAGGGTAGTCTTCGATGCTTCTTGTCGAACAACTTCGGGGGTTTCGCTCAACGAGGCACTTATGGTTGGCCCAGTAGTGCAGGACGACCTGCTATCTATCGTTCTTCGGTTCCGGTTTCGCAAAATCGCAATTGTGGCAGATATTGCGAAAATGTATCGCATGGTGCGCATGAATCCAGCTGATCAACCGCTTCAGCGCATCCTGTGGAGATTCTCACCAGAAGAACCTGTGAAGTCGTACCAGATGACAACGGTCACTTACGGAACTGCGTCAGCGCCGTACTTGGCAACCAAATCCCTCCAACGTTTGGCCCAGGACGGTGAGAGCAGCtatccagcagcagcagcagtgatCAAGAAGGATGTTTATGTCGACGATCTGATGACAGGAACTGATGACCCAGAAGAAGGTGCTCAGCTGGTATCAGCTGTCAACACTTTGACCAACTCTGCAGGATTCATTCTTCGGAAATACTGTTCGAACAGTCCTGAAATATTGTCGAAAATCCCTCCAGAGCTGCGAGACGAAAGGACAACACTTGAGCTTGATTCGTCGACAGCGACAGTAAAGACGTTAGGATTACTCTGGGAACCATCATCGGACAGCTTCAAATTCGCAGTGCCAGTCTGGAATTCTGATGCCTGTGTCACGAAAAGATCCGTTTTATCCGACATCGCTCGTGTTTTTGACCCTTTGGGATTAATTGGACCAGTAGTTGTTcaggcaaaaatatttttgcaacaaaTTTGGAAGCACAAGTCTGATTGGGATGATCCGCTTCCAGACGATATGAAGATTTTCTGGGAGGAGTACCGCCGCAATTTGATTGCTTTAGAATCGTTTTCTGTGCCCAGGTGGACGGGCTATCTAAACATCTTGACCAGTGTAGAGCTCCACGGTTTCTGCGACGCTTCAGAAGCCGCATATGGAGCATGTATCTACCTTCGCTGTACATCAGATAAAGGGTCAATCACAGTTCGGCTCGTCACAGCAAAATCTAAGGTAGCACCCTTAGAAGATTTAGCTCGCAGGAAGAAAAGGCAATCGATTCCCAGATTAGAACTATCATCTGCCCTTCTATTGGCTCACCTGTACGACAAGCTGCGACAAAGTATTCCATTCACGATCTCTGCGTATTTCTGGACCGACTCCATGATTGTCAAGTACTGGCTCGCTTCACTTCCATCCAGATGGCAATCATTCGTGGGCAACAGAGTGTCGGAAATACAACACATCACCAAAGGCGGAATTTGGAATCACATCTCAGGGACAGAGAACCCGGCAGACATCATCTCCAGAGGCATGAGTCCGGCGCAGCTGCAATACCAGTCACTGTGGCTGGATGGCCCCAGCTGGTTGAAATTCGATAGATCCGCCTGGCCAACAATCGTTGAACACCCATCAGATATCGACAACTCCATGCTCGAAGAAAAACCAGCAGCAGCCTTGCCAGTTCAAGCTCATCCACCAAGTTTTATATTCGAATTGCATTCCTCGTTGCCACGTCTTATTCGAATTGTCGCTCTGCTGCAAAGATTCATCCACAACTCAAAGAAGCGGAATCGTGATACCAAACGCATCGGCCAAGTATCATTGGAAGAAGTTGACGAAGCCCTGCAAGCACTAGTTAAATTGTCCCAACGTGAGACGTTTCCCGAGGAGCTGAAAGCTTTGCGTACGAACCACGACATTAGAACATCTTCCCCCCTTTCTTCGTTGAATCCTGTACTCGTGGATGGAACAATGCGCGTCGGTGGCCGGCTGCGCCACGCTGCTATGTCGGAAGACAGGCGACATCCGTTTATTTTACACCCGAAACATCCTCTGACCAAAACCATCATGCGTCACTATCACCTGAAGAACTTTCATGCGGGACAGCAGCTGTTAGTATCGACAGTTCGCGAGCGATTTTGGCCAATTCACATCGACAGTTTGGCTCGCAAGGTGATATTTGAATGCGTGTCATGCTTCCGGAACAAACCCAAGGTGCAGCAACAACTGATGGCAGATCTTCCTCCAGAACGGGTGAATCCGGACTTTGTTTTCAACAAGGTCGGCGTTGATTTGTGTGGTCCCTTCTACATCAAATATCCAGTTCGGAAAACAGCTCCAATTAAATGCTTCATAGCCATTTACGTTTGCCTGGTGACCAAGGCGGTCCACATGGAAATAGTCGCTGATCTATCCACCCAATCCTTTCTCGCATCATTCAAGCGGTTCACCGCTATTCGGAGCACTCCCAAGTTGGTTATGTGCGACAACGCCAAGAACTTCGTCGGCGCAGATCGCGAGCTTCGAGAATTGAAGAAACTCTTCGTTGACCAACAATTCCAGAACACCATAATCACTGAAGCCGAGGTAGATGGCGTTGACTTCAAATTCATCCCTCCCCGTTCTCCCAACTTCGGAGGCCTATGGGAGGCGGCCGTCAAGTCATTTAAGCGGCATTTTCGTAGAACCATCGGCAACAATCCTCTTACGTACGATGAGCTTCACACCGTAGTCCACCAAATCTCTGCCATCTTGAACTCTCGGCCTCTAACTCCACTTAGCAACGATCCCGACGACTACCAAGCGCTTACTCCGGGACATTTCCTAGTCGGCCGACCCATGACTGCATTCCCAGAGCCTGATCTTCAAGACCTTCCACTAAACAGACTGTCTCTGTGGCAAGAGAAGGAAATGTTCGTGCAGCGGATCTGGCAAAGGTGGTCTACAGAATATCTGTCGAATCTACACAACCGTACTAAGTGGACCAAGAAGCGCAACAACATACACGTCGGAACAATGGTGCTGATTATGGAGGAAAACATGCCGAAACAAAGTTGGTGCCTAGGCCGTGTTATCAACTGCATTCCGGGCCCAGATGGACACGTCCGGGTAGTGCTCGTGAAGACCAAGGATACCACTCTCAAACGGGGAATTTCGAAGATCTGCGTCCTGCCAATACGGGACAACTTCGACGAATTACCATCGCAGGAGCACTAA